The genomic region AGCCAGCTTTTTGATAGTGTAAAAACTATTTTTCAATTGTACTAATGAGGGTGATATATATGGAAATCATTCAAATTGTTGGTATAGGGATTATTGCTACAATATTATCTGTTATTCTGAGACAACAAAAACCTGAATTTGCACTTCAAGTTAGTATAGTAACTGGACTAATAATCTTTATCTTCGTTATTGGTAAACTGAATTATGTGATAGAAGTATTAAATAATCTAGCTAAAAGAGTAGATATGGATTTACTGTACTTTACCACAATTCTTAAAGTTATTGGGGTAGCT from Proteiniborus sp. DW1 harbors:
- the spoIIIAD gene encoding stage III sporulation protein AD, with protein sequence MEIIQIVGIGIIATILSVILRQQKPEFALQVSIVTGLIIFIFVIGKLNYVIEVLNNLAKRVDMDLLYFTTILKVIGVAYIAEFGAQIARDAGEGAIAAKVELAGKILIMVLAVPVLTSLLDLIIKIIP